The following coding sequences lie in one Bremerella alba genomic window:
- a CDS encoding DUF1501 domain-containing protein yields MNDLPTSTITRRCLLQNSAVGFGYLALSALLQGETREALGAPTTELAHLPARAKRVIFLFMKGGPSHVDTFDYKPRLQQDDGKPLPFDKPRVQFAPTGNLLGSPWKFRQYGQDGMHVSDLFPHVARHVDDLCFLHSVHGTNPSHGGALLKLHTGSDNFIRPSLGSWVNYGLGSENDNLPGFVTICPTFAHGGAKNWGSAFLPAEFQGIPLGVASQPSTAANVKYIDNPRWSKDVQRLQLDLLNSMNREHMAHAQSEPSLEARIQSFELAYRMQSRMPEAQDLSQETANTIEMYGLNDPITKDFGRQCLLARRFAERGVRFIQVTHSDTKVQWDQHGDLKAGHTKNAAEVDRPIGALLEDLKRRGLLEDTLVLWGGEFGRTPTCQGSGANGRDHNPEGFTMWMAGGGVKPGYRHGTTDEYGYYAQENKMHVHDLHATLLHLMGLDHQRLTYRHAGRDFRLTDVHGNVHHEILA; encoded by the coding sequence ATGAATGACCTTCCGACATCGACGATCACTCGGCGCTGCCTGCTGCAGAACTCGGCGGTTGGCTTCGGCTACTTGGCCTTGTCGGCGCTGCTGCAAGGCGAAACGCGGGAAGCGCTAGGGGCACCGACGACTGAGCTTGCCCACCTTCCGGCACGGGCCAAGCGGGTCATCTTCCTGTTTATGAAGGGAGGCCCTTCGCACGTCGATACGTTCGACTATAAACCGCGGCTGCAACAAGACGACGGCAAGCCGCTTCCCTTCGACAAGCCCCGCGTGCAGTTCGCCCCCACAGGTAACCTGTTAGGATCGCCGTGGAAGTTTCGCCAGTACGGCCAGGACGGCATGCACGTGAGCGACCTGTTCCCGCATGTCGCGCGGCATGTCGACGACTTGTGCTTTTTGCATTCGGTGCATGGCACCAATCCGTCGCACGGCGGGGCGCTGCTCAAGCTGCACACCGGCAGCGACAACTTCATTCGGCCCAGCTTAGGTTCCTGGGTGAACTATGGCCTTGGCAGCGAGAACGACAACTTGCCAGGCTTCGTGACCATCTGCCCCACGTTCGCTCACGGCGGCGCCAAGAACTGGGGCTCGGCGTTTCTACCCGCCGAGTTTCAAGGGATTCCGCTGGGGGTTGCCTCGCAGCCATCGACGGCGGCGAACGTGAAGTACATCGACAATCCGCGTTGGTCTAAGGACGTGCAGCGGCTTCAGCTCGATCTGTTGAATTCAATGAACCGCGAGCACATGGCCCACGCGCAAAGCGAGCCGTCGTTGGAAGCCAGGATTCAATCGTTCGAGCTGGCCTACCGCATGCAGTCTAGAATGCCGGAGGCCCAAGACCTTTCGCAGGAAACGGCCAATACGATCGAGATGTACGGGCTCAACGATCCCATCACCAAAGACTTCGGGCGGCAATGTTTGCTCGCGCGGCGTTTTGCCGAACGCGGTGTGCGTTTCATTCAGGTTACCCACAGCGATACGAAGGTGCAGTGGGATCAGCACGGCGATTTGAAAGCGGGACACACCAAAAATGCTGCCGAGGTCGATCGTCCGATTGGGGCGCTGCTGGAAGACTTAAAGCGACGCGGCCTGTTGGAAGACACATTGGTTTTATGGGGAGGTGAGTTCGGGCGAACGCCAACCTGCCAAGGCAGCGGGGCCAATGGTCGCGACCACAACCCCGAAGGCTTCACCATGTGGATGGCCGGCGGCGGCGTGAAGCCTGGCTATCGGCACGGCACGACCGATGAGTACGGCTATTACGCGCAGGAAAACAAAATGCACGTGCACGATCTGCACGCGACCCTTCTGCACCTGATGGGGCTCGATCACCAGCGGTTAACCTATCGCCATGCCGGTCGTGATTTTCGATTAACGGACGTCCACGGAAACGTTCATCACGAAATCTTGGCGTAA
- a CDS encoding AAA family ATPase, with protein MSDPLKDLLSQLAGSDAAESGEVDPWELVEAVSPEEELQSNGDKSLEAMISRINSMTSSGSDDEGAFAETARSEETSPQPSMSSQEDGDMPFYPREPESLREAHLTGTDVEALCLKYLLTAGEASGREIGNQLSIPFLLMDEALRKMKYDQLVVYKDTAQAGDYVYYLTDLGRERARRYNEHCTYYGAAPVSLKDYVASVRAQSLEGQSPSVEALESAFEDLLINKTMFRRLGPAINSGRGLFLFGAPGNGKTSIAERVTRAFGKHIWVPRAIGIDGEILRVFDPAVHDEVPLEDGPGIMQQHRIDRRWVRIKRPTIVVGGELTMDNLEISTVASTGVSEAPLQLKSNCGTLVIDDFGRQRMSTDELLNRWIVPLEKRYDFLNMRGGKKIQVPFDQLIVFSTNLEPRDLCDDAFLRRIPYKIEVIDPTEQEFRQLFDIMCPMMGFMVNESAIDYLIENHYRKVDRPFRCCQPRDLLMQVRNMCLYENAPLELTNEHFDDAVDNYFAVM; from the coding sequence ATGTCCGACCCGCTCAAAGATTTATTGTCTCAACTGGCTGGTAGCGATGCGGCAGAATCTGGGGAAGTAGATCCCTGGGAATTGGTAGAAGCTGTATCCCCTGAGGAAGAACTGCAATCCAACGGTGATAAATCGCTCGAAGCGATGATCTCGCGGATTAACAGCATGACCAGCAGCGGCTCCGACGACGAAGGAGCGTTTGCCGAGACGGCCCGCAGCGAAGAGACGTCGCCGCAGCCATCGATGTCCTCTCAAGAGGACGGCGACATGCCGTTTTACCCGCGCGAGCCTGAATCGCTCCGCGAGGCCCATTTGACCGGCACAGACGTTGAAGCGTTATGCCTGAAATATCTGCTCACCGCCGGCGAAGCATCCGGTCGCGAGATCGGCAATCAGCTGAGTATTCCGTTTCTGCTGATGGACGAGGCGCTGCGGAAGATGAAGTACGACCAGTTGGTCGTTTATAAAGACACCGCTCAGGCCGGCGACTATGTGTACTATCTGACCGATCTCGGCCGCGAACGAGCCCGGCGTTATAACGAACACTGCACCTATTACGGTGCGGCACCCGTATCGCTGAAGGATTATGTGGCCAGCGTCCGTGCTCAATCGTTGGAAGGCCAGTCTCCCAGTGTCGAGGCATTGGAATCGGCCTTCGAAGATCTGCTGATCAACAAGACGATGTTCCGCCGACTAGGTCCGGCGATCAACAGTGGTCGCGGGCTATTCCTCTTCGGCGCGCCGGGTAACGGTAAGACGAGCATCGCTGAACGTGTTACGCGTGCATTCGGCAAGCATATCTGGGTTCCCCGTGCGATTGGCATCGATGGCGAAATCCTCCGCGTCTTCGATCCGGCCGTGCATGATGAAGTTCCCCTGGAAGATGGGCCCGGTATCATGCAGCAGCATCGTATCGATCGCCGCTGGGTGCGGATCAAACGCCCGACGATCGTCGTCGGTGGTGAACTCACGATGGACAATCTGGAAATCAGCACGGTCGCATCGACCGGCGTGAGCGAAGCCCCGCTACAGCTGAAAAGTAATTGCGGCACGCTGGTGATCGACGACTTTGGCCGTCAACGGATGAGCACCGACGAACTGCTAAACCGCTGGATCGTGCCGCTGGAAAAACGGTACGACTTTTTGAACATGCGCGGCGGTAAGAAAATTCAGGTGCCGTTCGATCAGCTGATTGTCTTTTCGACCAACCTCGAACCACGCGACCTGTGCGACGACGCGTTTCTGCGTCGTATTCCGTACAAGATCGAAGTGATCGATCCGACCGAACAAGAGTTCCGCCAGTTGTTCGACATCATGTGTCCGATGATGGGCTTCATGGTGAATGAGTCGGCGATCGATTACCTGATTGAAAACCACTACAGAAAGGTCGACCGCCCCTTCCGCTGTTGCCAGCCACGCGACTTGCTGATGCAGGTCCGTAATATGTGCCTGTACGAAAACGCACCGCTGGAGCTGACCAACGAACACTTCGACGACGCGGTCGATAATTACTTCGCGGTGATGTAA
- a CDS encoding VOC family protein, producing MHFNHKITPFLSFKNEAAEAVNLYVSLLPDSRIIQTVNNPDSGELMTVEFELAGMTFVALNAGQPWEFTEAFSLAISCETQAEIDHLWDSLMVGGEPLACGWLKDKFGVRWQILPASIGQMLADPDPARAKRVFDAMSQMIKLDMATLQAAYDG from the coding sequence ATGCATTTCAACCACAAGATCACACCCTTTCTTAGCTTCAAGAACGAAGCCGCAGAGGCGGTTAACCTTTACGTTTCTTTACTTCCAGATTCACGAATCATTCAGACGGTCAACAACCCCGATAGCGGCGAATTGATGACCGTCGAGTTCGAGCTCGCTGGAATGACCTTCGTTGCGCTGAACGCCGGTCAACCGTGGGAGTTCACCGAGGCGTTCTCGCTGGCTATCAGCTGCGAAACCCAAGCTGAAATCGACCATCTGTGGGATTCGCTGATGGTCGGGGGCGAGCCGCTCGCGTGCGGGTGGCTGAAAGACAAATTCGGCGTCCGCTGGCAAATCCTTCCGGCCAGCATCGGCCAAATGCTCGCAGACCCCGACCCGGCTCGGGCCAAACGCGTGTTCGATGCTATGTCGCAGATGATCAAGCTGGACATGGCCACACTGCAAGCGGCCTACGACGGGTAA
- the acnA gene encoding aconitate hydratase AcnA produces MTAKFDPFGARDVFSTSEGDLGIYRIRKLQEAGLGDIDKLPFSIRVLLESVLRNCDGYIVSEDDVKTLAGWKADSPVSTEIPFMPARVVLQDFTGVPCVVDLAAMRSAMQRLGGDAAKINPLIPVDLVIDHSVQVDAFGTDQALDQNVALEFKRNKERYEFLRWGQKSLKNFQAIPPNVGIVHQVNLEYLAKGVFIREDEKGKVVLPDSLVGTDSHTTMINGLGVVGWGVGGIEAEAVMLGQPIYMLTPQVVGFELTGKLGPGVTATDMVLTITEILRAQGVVGKFVEFFGPGVSHMSLADRATIANMAPEYGATMGFFPVDSETLNYMQRTGRTDVEVERVERYTKEQGLFRTDDMKPSYTSLVRLDLSTVVPSLAGPKRPQDRVPLASMQSEFKKSLVTSPNERGFGLGDEDLVRTATVEDHGLSTEIGHGAVVIAAITSCTNTSNPSVMLAAGLVAKKAAEKGLTVKPYVKTSLAPGSRVVTDYLEKADLMDDLRKLGFNLVGYGCTTCIGNSGPLPEPVADAVTKGSLVASAVLSGNRNFEGRVNPHVKANYLASPPLVVAYALAGTVDIDLDNDPIGTNVQGEDIYLKDIWPTNEEIAETVERAINPEMFRERYNSAYESNPNWNAIEVPDSELYTWDANSTYIQEPPFLDDVKETIDPIESITGARVLALLGDSVTTDHISPAGAIAKDSPAGKYLMEHGVEPVDFNSYGSRRGNDRVMHRGTFANIRIRNRLTPEKEGGWTKCFKTGETMTIFDAAEIYKQDDTPLVVIAGKEYGTGSSRDWAAKGTFMLGVKSVIASSFERIHRSNLIGMGVLPLEFPNDSSWESLGLTGEEIYDIYLPEDLKPQQQITVSAKSADGEVTTFDATVRIDTPVELDYYRNGGILQTVLLKLLQAAK; encoded by the coding sequence ATGACCGCAAAGTTCGATCCGTTCGGCGCTCGCGACGTGTTTTCCACCTCGGAAGGGGACTTGGGGATCTACCGAATTCGCAAGCTTCAAGAAGCCGGCCTGGGGGATATTGATAAACTTCCTTTCTCGATCCGCGTTCTTCTGGAATCCGTGCTGCGGAACTGCGACGGCTATATCGTCTCGGAAGACGACGTGAAGACCCTGGCCGGCTGGAAAGCCGATAGCCCGGTCTCGACCGAGATTCCATTCATGCCGGCCCGCGTTGTCTTGCAAGACTTCACCGGCGTGCCGTGCGTGGTCGACCTGGCCGCCATGCGAAGTGCGATGCAGCGATTGGGGGGCGACGCCGCCAAAATCAATCCGCTGATTCCGGTCGACCTGGTGATCGACCACTCGGTGCAGGTCGATGCATTCGGCACCGATCAGGCCCTCGACCAGAACGTGGCCCTGGAATTCAAACGCAACAAAGAACGCTACGAATTCCTTCGCTGGGGTCAGAAGTCGCTTAAGAACTTCCAGGCCATCCCGCCCAACGTCGGGATCGTGCATCAGGTGAACCTTGAGTACCTCGCCAAAGGTGTCTTCATTCGCGAAGATGAAAAGGGCAAGGTTGTCTTGCCTGACTCGCTGGTCGGCACCGACAGCCATACCACCATGATCAACGGCCTGGGCGTCGTAGGCTGGGGTGTGGGTGGTATCGAAGCCGAAGCCGTCATGCTGGGTCAACCGATCTACATGCTCACGCCGCAAGTTGTCGGCTTCGAGCTGACCGGCAAGCTCGGTCCTGGCGTCACTGCAACCGACATGGTGCTGACCATCACCGAGATCCTGCGAGCCCAAGGGGTCGTGGGTAAGTTTGTCGAGTTCTTCGGTCCTGGCGTTTCGCACATGAGCCTGGCCGATCGAGCCACCATCGCCAACATGGCACCTGAATACGGCGCGACGATGGGCTTCTTCCCGGTCGACTCCGAAACGCTGAACTACATGCAGCGAACCGGCCGCACCGATGTCGAAGTCGAACGCGTCGAGCGTTACACGAAGGAACAAGGCCTGTTCCGCACCGACGACATGAAGCCTAGCTACACGTCGCTGGTTCGTCTCGACCTTTCGACCGTCGTGCCATCGCTGGCCGGTCCCAAGCGTCCGCAAGACCGCGTGCCACTGGCGAGCATGCAGTCCGAGTTCAAGAAGTCGCTGGTCACTTCGCCGAACGAACGCGGTTTCGGCCTGGGCGACGAAGACCTGGTTCGCACTGCCACCGTTGAAGATCACGGCCTGTCGACTGAAATCGGCCACGGTGCTGTCGTCATTGCGGCGATCACCAGTTGCACTAACACCAGCAACCCCAGCGTGATGCTGGCCGCTGGCCTGGTCGCGAAGAAGGCTGCCGAAAAGGGTCTGACGGTCAAACCATACGTGAAGACCAGTCTTGCCCCTGGTTCGCGCGTGGTGACCGACTACCTCGAAAAGGCCGACCTGATGGACGACCTGCGGAAGCTTGGCTTCAACCTGGTCGGTTATGGCTGCACCACGTGCATCGGTAACAGTGGTCCGCTGCCGGAGCCGGTTGCCGACGCCGTCACCAAAGGTTCGCTGGTCGCCTCGGCCGTTCTTAGCGGTAACCGCAACTTCGAGGGCCGCGTGAATCCGCACGTCAAAGCCAACTACCTGGCCAGCCCACCTCTGGTCGTGGCCTATGCATTGGCCGGCACCGTCGACATCGACCTCGACAACGATCCCATCGGCACCAATGTTCAGGGGGAAGACATCTACCTGAAGGACATCTGGCCAACCAACGAAGAGATCGCCGAAACGGTCGAACGGGCGATCAATCCCGAGATGTTCCGCGAACGCTACAACAGCGCCTACGAGTCGAATCCCAACTGGAACGCAATCGAAGTTCCCGATTCCGAACTTTACACCTGGGACGCCAACAGCACCTACATTCAAGAACCACCCTTCTTAGACGACGTGAAAGAAACGATCGACCCGATCGAGTCAATCACCGGGGCGCGTGTGCTGGCTCTCTTGGGCGACTCGGTCACGACCGACCATATCTCGCCTGCAGGTGCAATCGCCAAAGATAGCCCGGCCGGCAAGTACCTGATGGAGCACGGCGTCGAGCCGGTCGACTTCAACAGCTACGGTTCGCGACGTGGTAACGACCGCGTGATGCATCGCGGTACGTTCGCCAACATTCGCATTCGTAACCGCCTGACTCCTGAAAAGGAAGGTGGCTGGACGAAGTGCTTCAAGACCGGCGAAACGATGACCATCTTCGATGCCGCCGAGATCTACAAGCAAGACGACACGCCGCTGGTGGTCATCGCCGGTAAGGAATACGGCACCGGTAGCTCGCGCGACTGGGCCGCCAAGGGCACGTTTATGCTGGGTGTCAAGTCGGTCATCGCTTCCAGCTTCGAGCGTATCCACCGCAGCAATCTGATTGGCATGGGCGTTCTGCCGCTTGAATTCCCCAACGATTCGTCGTGGGAATCGCTCGGTCTGACCGGTGAAGAGATTTACGACATCTACCTGCCGGAAGACCTCAAGCCGCAGCAACAGATCACCGTTTCGGCCAAGAGTGCTGATGGCGAAGTCACCACCTTCGACGCCACCGTCCGCATCGACACGCCTGTCGAGCTCGATTACTACCGCAACGGCGGCATCCTTCAAACGGTGCTGTTGAAACTGCTTCAGGCAGCGAAGTAG
- a CDS encoding cation:dicarboxylate symporter family transporter gives MANSTDRKGHLNFSTWVLIALVLGIGCGLFLGEYVTSIKWVSDVYVGLLQMAVLPYVLVSLVANIGQLTRESGMRMLRVSLLVLLLLWVIGIVALAISTLAFPKWDTGSFYSSRFTDSPPAYDWKSLFIPSNPFESLATNSVPAVVVFAIGLGIALMYLPNKEKLLEPLQVLIEALAKVNKMVVQMTPIGLFAIAAYTAGTIDLAQLSLLQGYLLAYCLPAVIISLVVLPSLVAAVTPLGYWDVLRASRDALITAFVIGNSFVVLPMIIDGVKRLQKESGLDGNLNGDKPEYLVPLAYPMPDIGRILALVFIPFAAWFSGTVIAVEDYPPLLGVGFLGAFGKPVVTVPLMLSIAELPSDLINLYLISGVVAARFGDLMKTMHLISFTLLTFCVLGGSIRFKLTKLVVGLTSSLVLLLAVSLGTRIYLISEFQDHYSREDLLTERTMLPIHGDSSFQEVGHKVLETSQPNPQPIRSGESRVQRIQNSGVLRVGFNSDRMPFAYFNGQQQLIGFDIQMAYILASDLGVNIEFVPIDRDNFLQQMQEDHFDVAMSAIEGSVSKAIAFPASEPYMDVTMALVVPDRDEQKFRDIEKIMKLPKLKLAAIKNSFFAELARKDFPKNIQIVELDTAEQFFEGQHQKVDGLVISAESGSAWTLRYPHFAVTNPLHGRDRVPLYYLSYKDPDFDEVIENWLRLKRADGTYQLLYDYWILGEEKRRKPPRWSVLRNVLGWAD, from the coding sequence ATGGCAAATTCTACCGATCGCAAGGGCCATCTTAACTTTTCTACCTGGGTCCTGATCGCCTTGGTTTTAGGCATAGGCTGCGGCCTGTTTCTTGGCGAGTACGTCACGAGCATCAAATGGGTCAGCGACGTTTACGTCGGTTTGCTGCAGATGGCCGTCTTGCCGTACGTGCTGGTTTCGCTGGTGGCCAACATCGGGCAACTGACGAGGGAGTCTGGTATGCGGATGCTGCGCGTTAGTTTGCTGGTGTTGTTGCTGCTATGGGTGATTGGCATAGTCGCATTGGCGATCAGCACGCTAGCCTTTCCTAAATGGGATACGGGTTCATTTTATAGCAGCCGATTCACTGATTCTCCGCCGGCTTATGACTGGAAGAGCCTGTTTATACCGTCAAATCCATTTGAGTCGCTCGCAACGAACTCGGTTCCGGCGGTGGTGGTGTTTGCCATTGGACTAGGCATTGCCCTGATGTATCTGCCCAATAAAGAAAAGCTGCTAGAACCGCTCCAGGTCTTGATCGAGGCGTTAGCGAAGGTCAACAAGATGGTGGTTCAAATGACACCCATCGGGCTGTTCGCAATTGCTGCCTATACGGCCGGAACGATCGATCTGGCGCAGCTGAGTCTGCTACAGGGCTATTTGCTGGCCTACTGCTTGCCAGCGGTCATCATCTCGCTGGTTGTCTTACCGTCACTGGTGGCCGCGGTCACCCCACTCGGTTATTGGGATGTGCTTCGTGCTTCGCGTGACGCGTTGATTACAGCGTTTGTTATCGGCAACTCGTTTGTCGTGCTGCCGATGATTATCGACGGCGTTAAACGGCTTCAGAAGGAAAGCGGTCTCGACGGAAATTTAAATGGTGATAAGCCAGAATACCTGGTTCCGTTGGCCTATCCAATGCCGGATATCGGCCGGATTTTGGCCTTGGTGTTTATTCCGTTTGCGGCGTGGTTCTCGGGGACGGTGATCGCGGTCGAAGATTATCCGCCGCTGTTGGGTGTCGGCTTCTTGGGAGCGTTTGGCAAGCCGGTTGTCACGGTTCCCTTAATGCTCAGTATTGCCGAGTTGCCGAGCGATCTGATCAACTTGTATTTGATCTCCGGAGTTGTCGCGGCGCGGTTTGGCGATCTTATGAAAACGATGCACTTGATCTCGTTCACCCTGCTGACGTTCTGCGTGCTTGGCGGATCGATTCGTTTTAAGCTGACCAAGCTTGTCGTTGGTTTGACGAGTTCGCTCGTCCTGCTGTTGGCCGTGTCTTTGGGGACGCGAATCTATCTAATCTCCGAATTTCAAGACCATTATTCACGCGAAGATCTGCTCACCGAACGCACGATGCTGCCCATTCATGGGGATAGTTCATTCCAAGAGGTGGGACACAAGGTTCTGGAAACTTCCCAGCCGAACCCCCAGCCAATCCGCTCCGGCGAGTCTCGGGTCCAACGAATTCAAAATTCAGGCGTGCTGCGGGTCGGTTTCAATTCCGACCGGATGCCGTTTGCTTACTTCAACGGGCAGCAGCAGCTGATCGGCTTTGATATTCAAATGGCCTATATTCTAGCGAGCGATCTGGGGGTTAATATCGAGTTCGTACCCATCGATCGAGACAACTTCCTGCAGCAGATGCAGGAAGATCACTTTGATGTTGCCATGTCGGCGATCGAAGGAAGTGTTTCCAAGGCCATTGCGTTCCCTGCGAGCGAGCCGTACATGGATGTGACGATGGCTCTGGTGGTGCCGGATCGTGACGAACAGAAGTTCCGAGACATCGAAAAGATAATGAAGCTGCCCAAATTAAAACTGGCAGCGATTAAGAACAGCTTCTTCGCTGAGCTGGCGCGGAAAGACTTCCCGAAGAACATTCAAATTGTGGAGCTCGACACGGCTGAGCAATTTTTCGAAGGTCAGCACCAAAAGGTCGACGGGCTGGTGATTAGCGCCGAGTCGGGGTCGGCCTGGACGCTGCGTTACCCGCACTTTGCCGTGACCAATCCGCTGCACGGACGAGATCGAGTTCCCCTCTACTACCTGAGCTACAAGGATCCGGACTTCGACGAAGTGATCGAAAACTGGTTGCGGCTCAAACGTGCTGATGGAACCTACCAGCTTTTGTACGATTATTGGATTCTGGGGGAAGAAAAACGACGCAAACCGCCTCGCTGGTCGGTCTTAAGAAATGTCCTGGGCTGGGCGGACTGA
- a CDS encoding SRPBCC family protein translates to MPQASNSIRLHRVLRAPTERIYKAFLDPDALCRWLPPYGYLGKIDRIDAQQGGSFHMSFTNFSSGHSHSFESKFVELTPNERIVLADQFDDPALGADMTKTINLGQVSCGTEIEILHEGLPAAIPVEMCYLGWQDSLRQLARLVETEIPGGE, encoded by the coding sequence ATGCCCCAAGCATCGAACTCAATCCGACTACACCGTGTACTACGTGCCCCAACCGAGCGTATTTACAAGGCCTTCCTCGACCCTGATGCCCTCTGCCGTTGGCTGCCGCCGTATGGCTACCTGGGTAAAATTGATCGCATCGACGCGCAGCAAGGGGGTAGCTTTCACATGTCGTTCACCAACTTTTCCTCGGGCCATAGCCACAGCTTCGAGAGCAAGTTCGTCGAGCTAACCCCGAACGAGCGTATTGTCCTGGCCGACCAGTTCGACGATCCCGCGCTGGGTGCCGACATGACCAAAACAATCAACCTGGGCCAGGTAAGCTGCGGCACCGAGATCGAGATCTTGCACGAAGGACTTCCGGCGGCGATCCCAGTCGAAATGTGTTATCTCGGATGGCAAGATTCGCTGCGGCAACTGGCCCGCCTCGTCGAGACGGAGATTCCCGGTGGCGAATGA
- a CDS encoding SpoIIE family protein phosphatase translates to MFLTRLPIRVLAPLLFGIPVLIVGVWLSLTWNRQSQNAVTQLAEQSIDEIHRTTAGKIADVLSIPVQVCQVNKHLIATKALSPDELASWRPTFVHESKTFDMLSAISWGSGDGRTVWVSRYADGSTYWAIKSDSSSEMMEEWKLNSDGDVIQDSKNSFEFRLETRPWFQAPRDAKRPTWSDPFVWVGGGGGEETTLGISYGIPIYQANRTLLGIVDADYSLNDLSSYLGKLKIGKTGMAFMLSSDGKLLATSDGSKIISADGTQLPASQSENPKITAAARYLESQDSQNDVSTHIDLNGETFYLHASQVGSEVGLDWKLLTIVPEKDFVGDIEAEFARSWITSLVAVIFAVGLGFLAARWLVAPLASIGDSVRRIGQGDLETRLEIQHAPEYTHLATEINKMAEGLQDRLRMQKSLSLAMEVQRNLLPSESPQINGLDIAGHSTYCDETGGDYYDFLDVGGTDEDTAVLVIGDVMGHGVAAALLMATARGILRSRCAVPGSLADFLNHLNDMLVVDTNGERFMTMLMVTLSAKKDTIRWASAGHGPPIVYDPQEDSFPEMDGGGLPLGLMEGEEYAEYWQPNIRKGTVILATTDGLEETMNEAGLQFGKERLQELVRQNAEKPSEEISQIIRQALVGYRGSGSQDDDLTFVVAKVL, encoded by the coding sequence TTGTTCCTTACACGTCTTCCTATTCGCGTTCTCGCTCCGCTGCTTTTTGGTATCCCTGTATTGATTGTGGGGGTGTGGTTGTCGTTGACGTGGAATCGGCAATCGCAGAATGCAGTCACCCAACTGGCCGAGCAAAGCATCGACGAGATCCACCGCACCACGGCCGGTAAAATCGCCGATGTGCTCTCGATTCCCGTCCAGGTTTGCCAGGTCAATAAGCACCTGATTGCCACCAAGGCCCTGTCGCCGGACGAACTTGCCTCGTGGCGGCCGACGTTTGTACACGAGTCGAAAACGTTCGATATGCTTAGCGCCATCTCTTGGGGCAGTGGCGACGGGCGGACCGTTTGGGTCAGCCGTTATGCCGACGGTAGCACCTATTGGGCAATCAAAAGCGACTCGTCTTCCGAGATGATGGAAGAGTGGAAGCTCAATAGCGACGGCGATGTCATTCAAGATTCAAAAAATTCGTTTGAGTTCCGCCTTGAAACACGCCCCTGGTTTCAAGCTCCTCGCGATGCGAAAAGACCGACCTGGAGTGATCCGTTCGTCTGGGTTGGTGGTGGTGGCGGAGAAGAGACGACGCTGGGCATCTCGTATGGAATTCCCATCTACCAAGCCAATCGTACGTTATTGGGGATTGTCGATGCCGACTATTCGCTGAACGATCTGTCTAGTTATTTGGGAAAGCTGAAAATTGGCAAGACTGGCATGGCGTTCATGCTTTCGTCGGATGGCAAACTGCTGGCCACTTCCGATGGGTCGAAAATCATTTCAGCCGATGGCACCCAGCTGCCTGCTTCGCAATCAGAGAATCCGAAAATTACGGCCGCCGCCCGGTATCTGGAAAGCCAAGACTCCCAGAACGACGTGAGCACGCATATCGACCTTAACGGCGAAACCTTTTACCTGCACGCTTCGCAGGTCGGCAGCGAGGTCGGGCTCGATTGGAAGCTGCTGACCATCGTGCCAGAGAAGGACTTTGTGGGGGACATCGAGGCCGAGTTTGCGCGCAGTTGGATTACCAGCCTGGTAGCGGTTATCTTCGCGGTGGGGCTGGGGTTTCTGGCGGCCCGCTGGTTGGTCGCTCCGCTGGCAAGTATCGGGGACTCGGTTAGGCGGATCGGCCAAGGCGACCTGGAAACGCGGCTCGAAATTCAGCACGCACCGGAGTACACGCACCTGGCGACCGAAATCAACAAGATGGCCGAAGGCCTGCAAGACCGCTTACGCATGCAGAAGTCGCTTTCATTGGCCATGGAAGTGCAACGCAATTTACTGCCTTCCGAGTCGCCGCAAATTAATGGCCTCGACATCGCCGGCCACAGTACTTACTGCGACGAAACAGGCGGCGACTACTACGATTTTCTCGACGTCGGTGGCACCGACGAAGACACGGCCGTGCTGGTAATAGGCGACGTGATGGGGCATGGCGTCGCGGCTGCTTTGTTGATGGCAACGGCCCGCGGGATTCTGCGGAGCCGCTGTGCCGTGCCAGGCTCTTTGGCTGATTTCTTGAATCACTTGAACGACATGCTGGTGGTCGATACCAATGGCGAGCGTTTTATGACAATGCTGATGGTCACGCTTTCGGCAAAGAAGGATACTATCCGCTGGGCGTCAGCAGGTCACGGACCACCGATTGTGTACGATCCGCAGGAAGACTCTTTCCCTGAAATGGACGGCGGAGGACTGCCGTTAGGCTTGATGGAAGGGGAAGAGTACGCCGAATATTGGCAGCCAAATATCCGAAAAGGCACCGTCATTCTGGCTACGACCGACGGTCTGGAAGAAACAATGAACGAAGCAGGCCTACAGTTCGGCAAAGAACGACTGCAAGAGCTGGTACGCCAGAACGCGGAAAAGCCCTCCGAAGAAATCAGCCAGATCATCCGCCAGGCATTGGTCGGCTACCGCGGGAGTGGTTCGCAGGATGACGACTTGACGTTCGTGGTGGCGAAGGTTCTGTAG